One genomic window of Falco cherrug isolate bFalChe1 chromosome 20, bFalChe1.pri, whole genome shotgun sequence includes the following:
- the DNAJC7 gene encoding dnaJ homolog subfamily C member 7, protein MAAAAECDVVMAAPDGPGELENEEETRREAESFKEQGNAYYAKKDYNEAYNYYTKAIDTCPNNASYYGNRAATLMMLGRFREALGDAQQSVRLDDSFVRGHLREGKCHLSLGNAMAASRCFQRVLELDHKNTQAQQELKNASTVLEYEKIAEVDFEKRDFRKVVFCMDRALEFAPACHRFKILKAECLALLGRYPEAQSVASDILRMDSTNADALYVRGLCLYYEDCIEKAVQFFVQALRMAPDHEKACLACRNAKALKAKKEDGNKAFKEGNYKLAYELYTEALGIDPNNIKTNAKLYCNRGTVNSKLRKLEEAIDDCTNAVKLDDTYIKAYLRRAQCYMDTEQYEDAVRDYEKVYQTEKTKEHKQLLKNAQVELKKSKRKDYYKILGVDKNASEDEIKKAYRKRALMHHPDRHSGASAEVQKEEEKKFKEVGEAFTILSDPKKKARYDSGQDLEEDGLNMGDFDANNIFKAFFGGPGGFSFEASGPGNFFFQFG, encoded by the exons atggcggcggcggctgaATGCGATGTGGTCATGGCGGCGCCCGATGGACCCGGCGAGCTGGAGAACGAGGAGGAGACGCGGAG agaagcagaatCATTCAAGGAACAAGGAAACGCATACTATGCCAAGAAAGATTACAACGAAGCGTACAACTACTACACAAAAGCCATAG ACACCTGTCCTAATAATGCCAGTTATTATGGTAACAGAGCTGCCACGCTCATGATGCTGGGGAGATTCCGAGAAGCACTGGGAGACGCTCAGCAGTCTGTCAGATTGGACGACAGCTTTGTAAGG GGCCATCTCCGGGAAGGGAAGTGCCATCTTTCCCTAGGGAATGCCATGGCTGCCAGTCGCTGCTTTCAACGAGTTTTAGAACTGGATCATAAGAATACCCAGGCACAGCAAGAG ctgaagaaCGCCAGTACTGTGCTTGAGTATGAAAAAATAGCTGAAGTAGATTTTGAGAAACGGGATTTCAGGAAG GTTGTGTTTTGCATGGATCGTGCTTTGGAGTTTGCTCCGGCTTGTCACCGATTCAAAATCCTCAAGGCTGAATGTTTAGCATTATTGGGTCGCTACCCAGAAGCACAGTCTGTAGCAAG TGACATCTTACGAATGGACTCAACAAATGCTGATGCTCTGTATGTCCGTGGTCTCTGCCTTTATTATGAGGACTGTATTGAGAAGGCAGTGCAGTTCTTTGTCCAGGCACTCAGAATGGCTCCTGATCACGAGAAAGCATGTCTTGCCTGCCGT aatgcCAAAGCActtaaagcaaagaaagaagatggGAATAAAGCATTCAAAGAAGGAAACTACAAACTAGCGTATGAACTATACACAGAAGCACTAGGAATAGATCCaaataatataaaaacaaatgccAAACTCTACTGCAACCGAGGGACGGTTAATTCAAAG CTTAGGAAACTCGAAGAAGCAATAGATGACTGCACGAACGCAGTAAAACTGGATGACACGTATATCAAAGCGTACTTGAGGAGAGCACAGTG ttacATGGACACAGAACAATATGAAGATGCTGTAAGAGACTATGAAAAGGTTTATCAGACAGAAAAAACGAAAG AACACAAGCAACTTCTCAAGAACGCACAGGTGGAACTAAAAAAGAGCAAACGGAAAGACTATTATAAAATCCTTGGGGTTGACAAAAATGCCTCTGAAGATGAGATCAAGAAGGCTTACAGGAAAAGAGCACTAATGCATCATCCAG ACCGACACAGTGGGGCAAGCGCAGAAGtacagaaggaagaggagaagaaatttAAGGAAGTTGGTGAAGCATTTACCATCCTGTCAGATCCCAAGAAGAAGGCCCGCTATGACAGCGGGCAGGATCTAGAAGAGGATGGGTTGAACATGGGAG aCTTCGATGCAAATAATATCTTCAAGGCCTTCTTTGGTGGGCCAGGTGGCTTCAGTTTTGAAG cttctgggcctggaaatttctttttccagtttggctaa
- the NKIRAS2 gene encoding NF-kappa-B inhibitor-interacting Ras-like protein 2 isoform X2 — translation MIETQEDIYVGSIETDRGVREQVRFYDTRGLRDGLELPKHCFSCTDGYVLVYSTDSKESFKRVELLKKEIDKSKDKKEVTIVVLGNKCDLQEQRRVDHDAAQHWAKGEKVKLWEVSVADRHTLIEPFIYLASKMTQPQSKSAFPLSRKNKGSGSMDG, via the exons ATGATTGAGACACAGGAGGACATTTACGTGGGCTCCATTGAGACAGACCGGGGGGTGCGTGAGCAGGTGCGCTTCTACGACACGCGGGGCCTGCGGGATGGCCTGGAGCTTCCCAAGCACTGCTTCTCCTGCACGGATGGCTATGTGCTGGTCTATAGCACTGACAGCAAGGAGTCCTTCAAGCGAGTGGAGCTCCTCAAGAAGGAGATTGACAAGTCCAAAGACAAGAAAGAG GTCACCATCGTGGTTTTGGGCAACAAGTGTGACTTGCAGGAGCAGCGCCGGGTGGACCATGAcgcagcccagcactgggccaAGGGCGAGAAGGTGAAGCTGTGGGAGGTGTCTGTGGCTGACCGGCATACGCTGATCGAGCCGTTCATCTACCTGGCCAGTAAAATGACACAGCCACAAAGCAAGTCTGCTTTTCCCCTGAGTCGCAAGAACAAGGGCAGCGGATCCATGGATGGCTGA
- the NKIRAS2 gene encoding NF-kappa-B inhibitor-interacting Ras-like protein 2 isoform X1, whose amino-acid sequence MGKSCKVVVCGQASVGKTSILEQLLYGNHVVGSEMIETQEDIYVGSIETDRGVREQVRFYDTRGLRDGLELPKHCFSCTDGYVLVYSTDSKESFKRVELLKKEIDKSKDKKEVTIVVLGNKCDLQEQRRVDHDAAQHWAKGEKVKLWEVSVADRHTLIEPFIYLASKMTQPQSKSAFPLSRKNKGSGSMDG is encoded by the exons ATGGGGAAGAGCTGCAAGGTGGTCGTGTGCGGCCAGGCCTCTGTTGGGAAAACCTCGatcctggagcagctcctgtACGGGAACCATGTGGTTG GCTCCGAGATGATTGAGACACAGGAGGACATTTACGTGGGCTCCATTGAGACAGACCGGGGGGTGCGTGAGCAGGTGCGCTTCTACGACACGCGGGGCCTGCGGGATGGCCTGGAGCTTCCCAAGCACTGCTTCTCCTGCACGGATGGCTATGTGCTGGTCTATAGCACTGACAGCAAGGAGTCCTTCAAGCGAGTGGAGCTCCTCAAGAAGGAGATTGACAAGTCCAAAGACAAGAAAGAG GTCACCATCGTGGTTTTGGGCAACAAGTGTGACTTGCAGGAGCAGCGCCGGGTGGACCATGAcgcagcccagcactgggccaAGGGCGAGAAGGTGAAGCTGTGGGAGGTGTCTGTGGCTGACCGGCATACGCTGATCGAGCCGTTCATCTACCTGGCCAGTAAAATGACACAGCCACAAAGCAAGTCTGCTTTTCCCCTGAGTCGCAAGAACAAGGGCAGCGGATCCATGGATGGCTGA